Within Sporosarcina sp. PTS2304, the genomic segment AGAGATTTTTTCTTCCCCTGCTTCATCATGAATCGTCACTTTATTAGGTAATAACGTTTTCTTGTCGATATGGATTTTTTGTTTCGGCAACAATGTCTTATGATTATTGCGAGTAGCTGTTTCAAACACATATTCTTTTTCCTTCTCTTCCATAGTAGCTGTTTTGTCCGCTTTCATATCTTCCGCCAAAGTCCCGATTAAGTATCCCTGGCTGTTTTGTGCCGGCCAATCACTCTGGAATTTATACGTTTTGCCGATAGATGGCGTAATTACAAATACACCTTCTTCATTTCGAACAATCATTTGTGATTCTTCATTACCCGATTGCGTAACATGTACTTTGTAGAATTCAGGTTTTGTGTGCCATACTTCTACATCGTACACCCGTGGCTCTGCACCTGTTTTAATTTCCATGGAGGCATTGAGTTCATACCCTTTTGTGTCATTCCATTTATTGCTGAGCTTCTTCATCACATCTTCTTTTGAAGGTTTACCGCATCCTCCAAGTACTAGCATGACCGCTACGACAACTAACAACCAAAATTTTTTCCGCATTCAATTCATCCTTTCTCCAATCAATTCGGGTAGCTCATCTTATGAGAAGGATGTATTGAATATGCGAGCTTGTTTAAAATTGTGATGATTGAAGTTCAAGAATTCAGTAATATAACTTGGGCAGCAGCGACTGTTTGTGTATGTGTAATACTGACGAAGCCATTTGCAATCTGTTCTTTAAAGTATAAGACTGGCTGACCGCTCGCTTCAGATAAAACTTCAATATCGAGAAAACTACAGTCTGTACCAATGCCTGTACCACGCGCTTTTGAAAAGGCTTCTTTCGCTGCAAAACGCCCTGCCAAATACTCCGTTTTTCTATGATCTTTTAACTGTTCATAAATATGTAACTCTCTTGCAGATAAAATCCGTTCTCGAAATTTGGCATTACGCCCATCTAAACGTGCGACGCGGTCGAGTTCCACGATGTCTAATCCAATTCCTTGTATCAAAACGAACGTCTCCTTTCCATTTGGCGTGAAAAATAGGTATAATCAGTACGGAAGAATGAGGTGAAACCATGTTTATACGAACGGAAAACTTTTCACAATATGTTCGCGCATATCCTGTCGTTACCGTATTGTTAGTGTTGAATATCGGGATCTATCTATTGACATGGATTCCGGGAATTGGTGATCAACTAGTACTCTTCGGGATTGGCGATAATTTCAGAATTGCTAATGGAGAGTATTGGCGTCTATTGACTCCGATGTTTTTACACTATGATTTTATGCATATCTTATTCAATATGTTCTCTTTATTTGTTTTCGGACCTGAACTAGAAAAGATTGCAGGCAAGGCACGATTCATCACAATTTATATGCTGGCGGGTCTGTTTGGTGATATCGCCACGTACTTCTTGCAGTCTCCCGATTATAGACACTTAGGAGCAAGCGGTGCGATTTTCGGTTTATTCGGTGCATTCGGTGCGCTTGTCTATTACACAAAGCACGTATTCCCACAGCTGAAACAAGTAATTTTACCAATCATCGTCATTAGTGTCATCATGACGTTTTTAGGATCGAATATTAATGTTACTGCACATATAGCAGGAATTATTACCGGTTTCTTAATCGGTCT encodes:
- a CDS encoding outer membrane lipoprotein carrier protein LolA, which encodes MRKKFWLLVVVAVMLVLGGCGKPSKEDVMKKLSNKWNDTKGYELNASMEIKTGAEPRVYDVEVWHTKPEFYKVHVTQSGNEESQMIVRNEEGVFVITPSIGKTYKFQSDWPAQNSQGYLIGTLAEDMKADKTATMEEKEKEYVFETATRNNHKTLLPKQKIHIDKKTLLPNKVTIHDEAGEEKISIKFAKISLGVEHKVADYKVEMDKPKAESDQAESDEEAKEDSAKEETNEETNEETDHQTYYPAVNWEGTTLSDEQIMKTENGQRILMTFSGEKEYIVIQEPATKPMNQLPVSIEGDPVDLGFAVAALTEQSIQWEVNGVAFFVASDTLSKEELLTVANSMTVTESK
- the acpS gene encoding holo-ACP synthase, which codes for MIQGIGLDIVELDRVARLDGRNAKFRERILSARELHIYEQLKDHRKTEYLAGRFAAKEAFSKARGTGIGTDCSFLDIEVLSEASGQPVLYFKEQIANGFVSITHTQTVAAAQVILLNS
- a CDS encoding rhomboid family intramembrane serine protease, with protein sequence MFIRTENFSQYVRAYPVVTVLLVLNIGIYLLTWIPGIGDQLVLFGIGDNFRIANGEYWRLLTPMFLHYDFMHILFNMFSLFVFGPELEKIAGKARFITIYMLAGLFGDIATYFLQSPDYRHLGASGAIFGLFGAFGALVYYTKHVFPQLKQVILPIIVISVIMTFLGSNINVTAHIAGIITGFLIGLSYFNPKNIVSWRKNSRRR